The genomic stretch ACCGGCTGCGGATCACATCTGCTCGTCCGGGCCAAGACCGGCCGTGGTGGTCCGAAGCTTCCCGTACTGCACCGTTTGGTCGACGGCTCCTACCGGTCGATGTTCGGCGGCCAGAGCGTCCGGGTCATCGACGCCGAGATCAGCATCAAGACAAAGGCCGGCACGGTCACCGGTGTCTACCGGCTGATCACCACCCTGCTCGACCCGGACGCCTACCCCGCCACGACGATCTTGCGGCTCTATCACGAGCGGTGGGAAATCGAGACCGCCTACCTGGAGATCAAATCGAGCATCCTCGACGGCCGGGTACTACGAGCACGCACCCCGACCGGCGTCGACCAGGAAATCCACGCGCTGCTGGTCACCTACCAGATCCTGCGCACCGCGATGACCGACGCCACCAACAGCGACACCAGCACAGACCCGGACCGGGCCAGCTTCACCATCGCCCTGCACGCCGCCCGTGACCAGGTCATCCAAGCCGCGGGTGTCATCGCCGACACCGTCATCGACCTGATCGGCAAGATCGGCCGCCTCGTCCTCGACGACCTCCTGCCCGCCCGACGGCTACGCGTCAACGCCCGCACCGTCAAACGAGCCATCTCCAAATACAACGCCCGCGGCCCAAACATCGACCGGCGCACCTACCAGGCCACCATCAGCCTCACCATCCTCGCCGGACCACCTTGACACCCAGCCCGGACCCTTAACTACCCGGCATTGGCGCTAGTGGTCGGCGCGATGCTCGGCATGGCGATCACCGCGGCCGCACCGGCGATGGGCGCGATCGTCACAGACACGTCGGTGATCGTTGCGGTCGTGCTGGTGCGCAGGCTGGATCTGCATCGTGATTGACGTTGGGTCCCGGCGGTCACGCGGTGGCGGAAGCACCCAAGGAGTCGAGCTCAGCAAGGGCGGCATGGAGCTGCACGCGTGAGGTGATGCCGAGCTTGGGAAAGATCCGGTACAGGTGCGCGGCAACGGTCCGGTGCGACAGGAACAGATGCCGGCCGATCTCGCGGTTGGACATGCCCTCGGAAGCCAGCTGTGCGATCTTCAAGTCGGCGGGGCTGAGAACGGCGGAACGCGGCTCCGCGAACATGCCGCTCCGGAGCCCGGCCACGCGGGCCTCGCGTTGCGCGCGGTCCGTCCACGCGGGCAGGCGCAGTGCTTCGAACCCGGCCAAGGCCGCGCTGAGGGGAAGCCTTGACTCCGCGACTCGACGGCGCCGTCGAAGCCACTCTCCGTACGCCAGCTGCCGTCGAGCCCGGCCGAACGGCTCGGACGACGAGTCGTCGGCGAGCGCCTGCTGGAAATGCTCCTCGGCCTCGTCCCCGGCGGACAGCAGAGCCTTGGCGTAGCAGATCGCGGCCCGTGCACGGGCCGCTCCGGTTTGTTCGGCGATTTCCTCGACAGCGGGCAGCAGGGCGCGCGCCTCCGCGGCACGACCGAGATTGCCCGCGGACTCGGCCAGGTCGCCGAACATCCAGCACCCGAGCAACGGGTCATACGCGGCCCCCGTCGGATCGAACAGCCGCAGCAGCGCGGTGAGAGCCGGCTCGTGACGGGCAACGGCCATAAGCGTGATCGCGCGAACCGCCTGCGCCCGGGCGAGCAGTCCACCGGCCTGATGGGTCGACGACTCGATCTCGATCGTGTCCGTCATCGCCAGCGCAGCGCCGGTCTCGCCTCTTGCCCCGCGGACCGCTGCCACGACGAGCTTCCCGGCCGACGCCCACAACGGTTGTGCGGCCTGTTCGGCCAGCTGGATGCCCTCGGCCGCGTTCTCGTAGGCCGCCGCATGCCGGCCGAGGTGGATCTGAGCCCATGCTTGTTCGACGAGAGTGCTTGCCAGCCGTCCCTGGAGGCCCTGGGCACGAAAGACAAAGCCGGCCTCGCTCAGCAACGGCACCGCCAACGAGAAGTGCCCCACACGCGTCGCAGCGCATCCGAGCAGAGCCGGCTGATCACCGCTGACAGCGATTCCGACGTTGTGCGCCGAGGCCGTGTTCTCCCCGAGCAGTTTCAGGAGCGCGCCGGCCCCGGCGGTTGGCGCGGCCAGCACCTCGACGGCAACCCGCTCGCGGTTCGGCAGATGTTCGGCAGCGGCCAGAATCGAGCGGCGCGGCCTGTCGCTCTCCCCGGCCCAGAGTCCGCCTTCGACGGCCTGTCTGAGCAGGTGGAAACCTCTCGATTGGTTCCCTTGCTCGAGGGCACGACGCGCCCAGTGTGCCGCCTCCTCCGCGACGGTGGCCGGAACCGGGCCTGGCTGGTGCACAAGACCCAGCCACCTCACCCGGTGCCGGTCCATCGGCCGCAGCGCACAGCCGGTAGCCATGCCCGCGAGCCGCAGAACCCGGTCGTGATCGCCGAGTTGCAGCGCCAGCTCAGCGGCGTCGAGCAGGCGACGTCCGCATTCGGCCGGGTCCTCGCTCAGCTTCGCCGCCCGCTCGAGGATGCTGACTGCCGCATCCGGCGTGCCGCGGCGAAGAGCAAGGTGTGCCGCATCCTCCAGGGAGTTGGCGGCCGGCCCGTCCGGGCCAACCAATGTCGCGGCGGCGTGCCACGCCTGCCGAGCCGGATCGTGCGTCGCGATGTGCGACAGCACCCTGTGGGCCTGAAGCCGGTCGGAGGGTGAGGCGTACTGGTACGTCGCTGCCCGGACGAGCGGGTGCCGGAACGAGAGCCGCCCGTCATCGATGCTGATGACGTCGGCGTCGAGCGCGGGCAACAGGGCCGAGACCTCCATGGGACGGCGGATCAGCCGGGCGCCGGCTTCCAGAACCTCAGGCAGGGTCGTGCCCTCGTCCGCCGCCAGGATGATCAGCAATGTCAGCGTCTCCGCGGGCAACCCGAACGTCTGGGCGGCGAAACGTCGCACGAGTGTTGGTGTGACCGTCGGCCGTAGCCCGAACGCGAGGCCACCTTCGACCTTCCGCCCGAGGGGTAGCTCTCGCAACAACAGCGGGTTGCCGCCAGCTTGTCGCTGCCACTGCGCACGGACGTTGGCCGGGGCCTCGGGATGAGCTCTGTGCAAGAAAGCGACGGCAGCGGCCTCCGACAGGGGTTCAACCCGGTGTCGACGGAAGCCGCTCTCCTCGAGCCGTCCGGCGGCGACGGCTCCCGAGCGCCCGGCCAGGAGCAGACCGACGGGCTGGTCGTTCACCCGGCGCGCGACGAATGCCAATGCCTCCAGAGAAGCCCGGTCCACCAAGTGCCCATCGTCGACCACTACGATTGTGGCTGAATCCGACAGCAGCTCCACCGTGGCCGTTCCGACCAGGAAGCGGTCCGGACGAGGGCTCTCGACGGAACCCAACACTGCTGGCAACGCCGAGCGTTGGGCCGGAGGAAGGGCACCGGCCCGGTGCACGAGCGGCCGGAGCAATCGCTGCAGGACCGCATACAGCATATTCGTCTCAGCGGCATCCCCGCTTGCCGAGAGAACACGGATGTCGTGTCGGCTCGCATACGCTTTGAGGAAGTTCAACAACGACGACTTGCCTATTCCGGGTTCGCCGTGGAGCAACACAGCAAAGCCATGATGGTGTAAACCGTCGACGAGATCTCGTAGCCGGCCGGTTTCGACGTCGCGGCCGATCAGTTCGCTGGAACTTTCCATGTTCGTCAACCGGCACACAGTTCGACATCGACAAGATCACGAATCATCATGCCTGCTCCAAGGCGAACGCCCGCCAGCGGTAGCCAGGCCCTGATGGCCCGCTCTCGCAGAACTGCCCGCGACGGATGACCGACCGGCGTTTCCTCCGTCGCTGCCAGAATTTCCGACGGTGCGGCCGTCACGTCCGCGAGACCGGTCATTGCGCGACCCGAGGCGAAGGACGCCGGACCATGAACCCCTGGGCGTGCTGCACGAAGGCTGACATGAGGGTTCCCCTCGAATTGGTGGACGGGTCTGCGCCAACTCACCAATCACAGCGAAGAGCCCTGAGCGCCTCAACGTGTATGCATGACACCCGGCGGCGCTCAGCGGTGTCGGTTGGATGGCGTCCGGCTTGTATGCAGGAATCGATTCGCTTGAGTCGCCACATCGCATGGCAGGGGTCACACATTCGTATCAACAGCGGGTGGTGGTGACGTCCGAGCAGCCGAATGGGCCTCAAGTCACGGTCTCAGCCGGCGAATCCGGTCCTTGATCTCGCGGCATGAGCTCGTCCAGCCGGTCGCGCAAGGCGGCCCTGGTGGTGACGCCGAGCTTGGGGAACAGCCGGTACAGGTAGGCGCCCACTGTTCGATGCGACATGTTCAGCCGCTCGCCGATCTGGCGGTTGGTCAATCCCGACGCGGCCAGCCGGGCGATCTCGAGCTCCTGCGCGCCGAGCACCGCCATGACCGGCTCGGCCGAGGACGCGGTGGTTCCCCCGGCCCGGAGCCCGGCGACCGCGCGGCGCGCCCACGGCCGTGCGCCGAGCCGTTCAAAGGCCTCCAAGGCTTCCCTCAGATAGGGGCGAGCCGCGGCAGGGCGACGTACCCGTCGCAGATGCTCGCCGTACGCGAGCTGGATCCGCGCCCGGTCGAACGGCCAGTGCTCAGCCTCCGGCACGGCCAGGGCTTGCTGGTAAAACGCCGTGGCCTCGTCGTCATCGGCGACCATCGCGGCACATCCCGCCGACACGAGCGCCAGCCGCGAGGACAGCCGGTCGATGCGTTCGCGTCTCATGGCTGCCACGTGGGCCCGTGCCTCTGCTGTCCGGCCGCTGTGCAGCGCGGCCTCGACCACGTCGATCAACACCCACAGGGCGTGCGGCCGGAACGGCGCCAGGGTGCCGGCCGGGCTGATCGCTGTCGCCTCCTGATAGGCCCGTTCGTGATCCCCGCTGCCGGCGTGCACCAACGCCCGTACGTGATGAGCGAACTGAACGGTGATCCCGGCGCCGCGCGGCGTGCTCCACCGCGTCATGGCGTCGACCGTCGCGAGAGTGTCCTCCACCTCGCCGCCGGCCGCCGCCACCAGGCATCGGAAATAGCGCAGGATGTACGAATAACGCGGGTAGTTGTACCGCTCGCACAACGCGATGCCCTCGGCGGCGAGCCGGTCGGCCTCCACCCAGCGCCCGGTGTGCCAGTTGTCGACGGAGTTCGACACCATTGCGCTGATGCCCAGTCCGACGGCTCCGCCGGCGCGCCCGTCCTCGATCACCCGGTCGAGCGCCTCCCGGCAGGACGCCAGCCGGTCGATGTAGACGCAGCCGATGGCCACCCGACTGATCGTGATCGGGTTGAGTTCGTCCCGCAGCGCGTCGGCCCGCGCGGACGCGAGCTCCAGGACGGGCGCGGCTTGGCGCACCGCCGAAGCTGCGGACGCACAGATCCAGTAGAGGCGGCGGCTCCGGTTCGAGCCGGGCGACCGCCGCGACCACCGGCTCCCACGCGGCGGCCCGCCCGCTCACCCAGGAGCTGAGCAACAGCGAGTGCAGCGCGTCGATGAGCACGGTGTCATGCGGATCGGCGCGGTTGGGATAGAACTCGACCGCGGCGGCCAGAAGGTCGTGTGCGATTCCGGCTTTGGCCTCGGCGTTCACCAGCATCTGGGCAGCCGCCACCGTCGCCGGCAAGGAGTTCACCAGCTCCGATGCGGCGACGTCGGCCTGCTGCAGCCACTGCGAGGCCTTGCTGAGGTCACCGACCACGTCGGCGCCGATGTACGCGGCTTCCAGCAGCCGGCGGGCCCGCAGAGCCGGCGTCGGGCTGAGTTCGGCGGCCCTGCTCAGCGCGGACACGGCCAGGAGGGTGTCACCGCGCCGGACGCTGTCGCGGGCGCTGCGTTCGAGCTGAACCGCCACCTCTTCGTCGGTCCCGACCGTGGCACGGGCCAGGTGCCAGACCCGGCGCTCCGGGCGATCGACGAGCACAGCTGCCAAGGCGCGATGCGCCCGCCGCTGAGCCACCGGCGCCGCCAGCACGACCACGGTGGAGCGGATCAGCGGATGCGTGAAGGCGAGACGGTTGGCGGCGATGTCGACCACCGCCAGTCCGGCCCGCTCGGCCGGCGCCAGGGTCGCCAGCACATCGATGCCGGGCGCGGACGCTTGGAGCACCGCAAGGTCGCCCATTCTTTCCAGGGCGCCGAGCAGCAGCAGGTCGCGGGTCGGCGCAGGCAGCCGGCCGATCGCCGCCGAGTACATCGAGCTCAGTTGCTCGGTCAGCGGCAGCACCGGCGGCAACGCCTCCTTGCCGGCCCGCTGGGCGGGGCTGAGCGCCGCGGCCAGCTCCATCAGGGCGAGCGGATTGCCCTGGGCGACGGCCAGCAGGTGGTCCCGTACGCGGACGCTCACCTGGGGCCGGCGGGCGTGCAGCAGGAGTGACGCGGCGCTGTCATCGAGGGCCGCGACCCGATGGCCGGGCAGTCCCGCGTCGAGAAACACGGAGTCCGAGCCTGCGCGCAGCGCGGCAAGCAGGGAAGCCCGGCCGCCGCGCAGACGACGGGCGACGATCATCAGTATGCGCGTGCTGGCCAGGTCGAGGTTGTGGACGTCGTCGGCCACCAGCATCAGGGGCCTGTCCCGGCCCGCATTCTGCAGCAGATCCAGGACAGCGTTGCTCAGGGCCAGGACTCCCGGTTCGGGCCCCTCGGCCAGCCCCAGCGTGACCAGCAGAGGGTGCCGGGTGGCGGGTGGCAGCGCATCCAGCTCCGGCCGTAGAGAGGTCAGCAGGCCATCGAGCGAGGCGAACATGTGCTCGACCGGCCGCCGGGATCCGGGCAGTCGCAGTACCCGCAGCCCACTCTCCGCGGCTCGGCGCGCTGCCACCTCCAGGAGCGCGCTGAGACCGACGCCGGTGTCGCCGATCAGCAGGAGGGCGCCGCCCTGCTCGGTGGCAGCCGCGAGGAACGTGTCCAGAACGGCCAGGTCGGCGTCGCGGCCGAGGAGTGCGCTCACCGCTCGGCCTCGATGTCGGCGAGGGCAGCGCTCAGCGCGGCCCGTCCGGACACGCCGAGCTTGCCGTAGACCCGGCTCAGGTGGGCTCCGACGGTGCGATGGGACATCAACAGCTTCTCGCCGATCTGCTTGTTGCTCAGCCCGGCGGCGGCCAGTGCGGCGACCTGCATCTCTTGCGGGGTGAGCGACGACTTTCCGGACGCGTGAACCCGGGTGCGGGTGGCAGCGGTCGCCTCGAGCTCGCGGGCCGCGCGCGCCGCCCACGGTGTGGCGCCCATCCGCTCGAAAGCGGCGAGTGCGGCCTCGAGCGGGGCCCGTGCCTGCGTGACCGCGCGGGCACGTCGAAGCCGCTCGCCGAACAGCAGTCGTACGCGCGCCTGGTCCCATTCCAGATCGTCGGCGCCCGGCACGCTCAGCGCCCGGACGAACAAGGCCTCTGCTTCCGCATGGTCCTCCGCGACCGAGGCGGCGGCGGCCAGCGTGAGGAGGCCGAAGGAGGGCGAGACCTGGGTCAGGCCGGACGCGGCGATCGCCCGTGCGTGGGCGACGGCCTCGTTACGGCGCCCGGTACGCAGCGCCGACTCGATCAGGTCCAGCGAGCTGCGGAACGGCATGGGCGTCTGCAGTGGCAGAACACCGGGTACGGCCAACGCGACGCAGTGATGATAGGCCTCTTCGAAATCGCCACGGGCCATTGCCGCGGTGGCCTGCCCCCAGTCGCAGTACTGAGCGAGGGGGGCGGACGCCGCGAGGCACTGCCCAGGCCGCCACGCGCATGGCCGGCTCGCGCACCCCGTCCGCCTGGCCCCGCCGCGCCGCCACCATCATCCGGATGACCTGGAACGGCCCCTCCATCAGCTCGTATCCACGTGTCTCGCACAGCTGTAGAGCTTCGGCTGCGAGCGCGTCGGCACGATCCAGGCGGCCCGTGGTCATGTCGTCGGCGCTGAGCAGCATCATGGCGTTGATGGCAATGCCGACCGCCCCGCCGGCCCGGCCGTCGTCGACGATGCGATTCAGCGAGGGCCGGCATTCACTGAGCCGGTTGCAGGCGATCGCGATGCGGCTGATCCGGTAGACAATGCTCGGATCCTGGACGTTCGACGAGTCACGCAGAGCGGTGTCCAGACGCAGCCGGTCGGATGCCGTCAGCAGGACCGGGCTGCGCAGCGTGTGCACGTACATGCGCAGCAGGTCCGGCGCTCGTGGACCGAGACGACTGAGCGCGTCCTCCAGTCCCGGCCACAGATCGTCGCGGGCGGCGTAGAAGCACACGTCGGCCAGTTGGTACAGCGCCTCGACCAACATCG from Paractinoplanes brasiliensis encodes the following:
- a CDS encoding IS4 family transposase, which codes for MVRVAAGPFAPGHLGELTQQVPFEMIDTVLAQTRCTQQRVRDLPSRVVVYLLLAGCLFAEIGYRQVWQRLISGLDGLPVTDPSAAALTKARARVGPQPLRALFDLLRGPAASMAGPVRWRGLLVCAIDGTTLFTADTTANLARYSKQRGGRTGGSSYPMLRLVTIMACGTRSVMDAVFGPITSGETTYAKDLLARLPAGVLLLADRNFAAGQLLNLVTGCGSHLLVRAKTGRGGPKLPVLHRLVDGSYRSMFGGQSVRVIDAEISIKTKAGTVTGVYRLITTLLDPDAYPATTILRLYHERWEIETAYLEIKSSILDGRVLRARTPTGVDQEIHALLVTYQILRTAMTDATNSDTSTDPDRASFTIALHAARDQVIQAAGVIADTVIDLIGKIGRLVLDDLLPARRLRVNARTVKRAISKYNARGPNIDRRTYQATISLTILAGPP
- a CDS encoding AAA family ATPase: MESSSELIGRDVETGRLRDLVDGLHHHGFAVLLHGEPGIGKSSLLNFLKAYASRHDIRVLSASGDAAETNMLYAVLQRLLRPLVHRAGALPPAQRSALPAVLGSVESPRPDRFLVGTATVELLSDSATIVVVDDGHLVDRASLEALAFVARRVNDQPVGLLLAGRSGAVAAGRLEESGFRRHRVEPLSEAAAVAFLHRAHPEAPANVRAQWQRQAGGNPLLLRELPLGRKVEGGLAFGLRPTVTPTLVRRFAAQTFGLPAETLTLLIILAADEGTTLPEVLEAGARLIRRPMEVSALLPALDADVISIDDGRLSFRHPLVRAATYQYASPSDRLQAHRVLSHIATHDPARQAWHAAATLVGPDGPAANSLEDAAHLALRRGTPDAAVSILERAAKLSEDPAECGRRLLDAAELALQLGDHDRVLRLAGMATGCALRPMDRHRVRWLGLVHQPGPVPATVAEEAAHWARRALEQGNQSRGFHLLRQAVEGGLWAGESDRPRRSILAAAEHLPNRERVAVEVLAAPTAGAGALLKLLGENTASAHNVGIAVSGDQPALLGCAATRVGHFSLAVPLLSEAGFVFRAQGLQGRLASTLVEQAWAQIHLGRHAAAYENAAEGIQLAEQAAQPLWASAGKLVVAAVRGARGETGAALAMTDTIEIESSTHQAGGLLARAQAVRAITLMAVARHEPALTALLRLFDPTGAAYDPLLGCWMFGDLAESAGNLGRAAEARALLPAVEEIAEQTGAARARAAICYAKALLSAGDEAEEHFQQALADDSSSEPFGRARRQLAYGEWLRRRRRVAESRLPLSAALAGFEALRLPAWTDRAQREARVAGLRSGMFAEPRSAVLSPADLKIAQLASEGMSNREIGRHLFLSHRTVAAHLYRIFPKLGITSRVQLHAALAELDSLGASATA
- a CDS encoding LuxR family transcriptional regulator, giving the protein MRQAAPVLELASARADALRDELNPITISRVAIGCVYIDRLASCREALDRVIEDGRAGGAVGLGISAMVSNSVDNWHTGRWVEADRLAAEGIALCERYNYPRYSYILRYFRCLVAAAGGEVEDTLATVDAMTRWSTPRGAGITVQFAHHVRALVHAGSGDHERAYQEATAISPAGTLAPFRPHALWVLIDVVEAALHSGRTAEARAHVAAMRRERIDRLSSRLALVSAGCAAMVADDDEATAFYQQALAVPEAEHWPFDRARIQLAYGEHLRRVRRPAAARPYLREALEAFERLGARPWARRAVAGLRAGGTTASSAEPVMAVLGAQELEIARLAASGLTNRQIGERLNMSHRTVGAYLYRLFPKLGVTTRAALRDRLDELMPRDQGPDSPAETVT
- a CDS encoding helix-turn-helix transcriptional regulator; its protein translation is MPFRSSLDLIESALRTGRRNEAVAHARAIAASGLTQVSPSFGLLTLAAAASVAEDHAEAEALFVRALSVPGADDLEWDQARVRLLFGERLRRARAVTQARAPLEAALAAFERMGATPWAARAARELEATAATRTRVHASGKSSLTPQEMQVAALAAAGLSNKQIGEKLLMSHRTVGAHLSRVYGKLGVSGRAALSAALADIEAER